A genome region from Anolis carolinensis isolate JA03-04 chromosome 6, rAnoCar3.1.pri, whole genome shotgun sequence includes the following:
- the fbxl19 gene encoding F-box/LRR-repeat protein 19 isoform X4, with protein sequence MNPLRTRRSWHPPLPYPNRPLRRVRVEPTSARRRRSCRPQTRDPKKKLKGAREKHLKKPSDGNKLQSMQTWSRMGSGDFEVKGSISHPSIHLSQITAGDLEKPKVPPGPLESSVQSDKSHQREKLERFKQMCQMLERVKNSSSSSSSSDSDSDTDSRGSDGSSGGVSSRAASPATRSQRLAALGFSASEEDEEDEEDEEEGGRRNGGSETARNGKQPKARGNSQEKENNHRPSSRGSERAKQQAGGRKTGRPAGQTGLRMVARTQFLNWPLVPSPPKPLLQLERHVVRPPPDSPEPDSLPLDSGSDHIMQRDIWLAVFQYLSYRELCVCMRVCRTWSRWCCDKRLWTHIDLSRRKSITPSMLSGIIRRQPASLDLSWTNISKKQLMWLLNRLQGLKELILTGCSWCSVSALSTANFPSLRLLDLRWIEDIKDSHLRELLLPATDAKPGQTDSRGRLQNVSELRLSGLDITDSSLRLVIRHTPQLAKLDLSHCNHVGDQSVNLLTAANSPLRETLAELNLTGCNRLTDQCLPLFRRCPRLSRIDLRSCHHVTPEACARFAEDSVTNRASVPPAPALAPPFRCPEEKLLLKDS encoded by the exons AGTTAAAAGGCGCACGGGAAAAGCATCTGAAGAAG CCTTCTGATGGGAACAAGTTGCAGTCCATGCAGACCTGGAGCCGCATGGGCAGCGGGGATTTTGAGGTGAAGGGGTCCAtctcccacccatccatccatctgagcCAGATCACGGCTGGTGACTTAGAG aAACCAAAGGTCCCGCCAGGCCCTTTGGAGTCCTCAGTCCAGTCGGACAAGTCCCATCAGAGGGAGAAGCTGGAGCGCTTCAAGCAGATGTGCCAGATGCTGGAGCGGGTGAAAAACAGCAGCAGTTCTAGTTCCAGTTCGGACTCGGACTCTGATACGGACTCTCGGGGCTCGGATGGCTCCAGCGGAGGGGTGTCGAGCCGAGCGGCCTCTCCAGCCACCCGTTCCCAGCGCCTGGCTGCCTTGGGCTTCAGCGCCAGTGAGGAAGATGAGGAAGACgaagaggatgaagaagagggCGGGAGGCGCAATGGTGGCTCGGAGACGGCACGGAATGGCAAGCAGCCCAAAGCTCGGGGGAACTCTCAGGAGAAGGAGAACAATCATCGTCCGTCCAGCCGGGGGAGCGAGCGGGCTAAGCAGCAGGCGGGCGGGCGCAAGACGGGCCGTCCCGCTGGGCAGACGGGGCTCCGCATGGTGGCCCGGACTCAGTTCCTCAACTGGCCCCTGGTGCCCTCCCCTCCAAAGCCCCTGCTGCAGCTGGAGCGGCATGTGGTCCGGCCTCCCCCCGACAGCCCTGAACCTGACTCCCTTCCTTTGGACAGCGGCTCCGACCACATCATGCAGCGGGACATTTGGTTGGCAGTCTTCCAATACCTCAGCTATCGAGAGCTGTGCGTCTGCATGAGGGTGTGCCGAACGTGGAGCCGTTG GTGCTGTGACAAGCGGCTTTGGACACACATTGACCTCAGCCGACGAAAATCCATCACTCCCTCCATGCTGAGTGGCATCATCCGCCGGCAACCAGCCAGTCTTGACCTTAGCTGGACCAACATTTCCAAGAAGCAGCTAATGTGGCTTCTCAACAGGCTGCAAG GCCTTAAGGAGCTCATTCTGACCGGCTGCTCTTGGTGCTCTGTATCGGCGCTTAGCACAGCCAACTTCCCTTCCCTGCGGCTTCTAGATTTGCGTTGGATCGAGGACATCAAGGACTCCCACCTCCGTGAGCTGCtcttgcctgccacagatgctaAGCCAG GCCAGACCGATAGTCGGGGCCGGCTTCAGAATGTCTCTGAGCTGCGGCTCTCTGGGCTGGACATCACAGACTCCTCATTGCGCTTGGTGATCCGGCATACCCCTCAACTTGCCAAACTGGACCTGAGCCACTGCAACCATGTGGGCGACCAGTCTGTTAACCTGCTGACCGCTGCTAACTCTCCACTCCGAGAGACCCTTGCCGAGCTCAACCTCACCG GATGTAACCGGCTGACGGATCAGTGTCTGCCCCTTTTCCGCCGCTGCCCACGCCTTTCCCGCATTGACCTCCGCTCTTGCCACCATGTCACCCCTGAGGCCTGTGCCCGCTTTGCTGAGGACTCGGTCACCAACAGGGCCTCGGTCCCCCCTGCCCCTGCCTTGGCACCTCCTTTCCGCTGCCCCGAGGAGAAATTGCTGCTGAAGGACAGCTAA
- the fbxl19 gene encoding F-box/LRR-repeat protein 19 isoform X3, with translation MNPLRTRRSWHPPLPYPNRPLRRVRVEPTSARRRRSCRPQTRDPKKKLKGAREKHLKKAAEQPSDGNKLQSMQTWSRMGSGDFEVKGSISHPSIHLSQITAGDLEKPKVPPGPLESSVQSDKSHQREKLERFKQMCQMLERVKNSSSSSSSSDSDSDTDSRGSDGSSGGVSSRAASPATRSQRLAALGFSASEEDEEDEEDEEEGGRRNGGSETARNGKQPKARGNSQEKENNHRPSSRGSERAKQQAGGRKTGRPAGQTGLRMVARTQFLNWPLVPSPPKPLLQLERHVVRPPPDSPEPDSLPLDSGSDHIMQRDIWLAVFQYLSYRELCVCMRVCRTWSRWCCDKRLWTHIDLSRRKSITPSMLSGIIRRQPASLDLSWTNISKKQLMWLLNRLQGLKELILTGCSWCSVSALSTANFPSLRLLDLRWIEDIKDSHLRELLLPATDAKPGQTDSRGRLQNVSELRLSGLDITDSSLRLVIRHTPQLAKLDLSHCNHVGDQSVNLLTAANSPLRETLAELNLTGCNRLTDQCLPLFRRCPRLSRIDLRSCHHVTPEACARFAEDSVTNRASVPPAPALAPPFRCPEEKLLLKDS, from the exons AGTTAAAAGGCGCACGGGAAAAGCATCTGAAGAAG GCCGCTGAGCAGCCTTCTGATGGGAACAAGTTGCAGTCCATGCAGACCTGGAGCCGCATGGGCAGCGGGGATTTTGAGGTGAAGGGGTCCAtctcccacccatccatccatctgagcCAGATCACGGCTGGTGACTTAGAG aAACCAAAGGTCCCGCCAGGCCCTTTGGAGTCCTCAGTCCAGTCGGACAAGTCCCATCAGAGGGAGAAGCTGGAGCGCTTCAAGCAGATGTGCCAGATGCTGGAGCGGGTGAAAAACAGCAGCAGTTCTAGTTCCAGTTCGGACTCGGACTCTGATACGGACTCTCGGGGCTCGGATGGCTCCAGCGGAGGGGTGTCGAGCCGAGCGGCCTCTCCAGCCACCCGTTCCCAGCGCCTGGCTGCCTTGGGCTTCAGCGCCAGTGAGGAAGATGAGGAAGACgaagaggatgaagaagagggCGGGAGGCGCAATGGTGGCTCGGAGACGGCACGGAATGGCAAGCAGCCCAAAGCTCGGGGGAACTCTCAGGAGAAGGAGAACAATCATCGTCCGTCCAGCCGGGGGAGCGAGCGGGCTAAGCAGCAGGCGGGCGGGCGCAAGACGGGCCGTCCCGCTGGGCAGACGGGGCTCCGCATGGTGGCCCGGACTCAGTTCCTCAACTGGCCCCTGGTGCCCTCCCCTCCAAAGCCCCTGCTGCAGCTGGAGCGGCATGTGGTCCGGCCTCCCCCCGACAGCCCTGAACCTGACTCCCTTCCTTTGGACAGCGGCTCCGACCACATCATGCAGCGGGACATTTGGTTGGCAGTCTTCCAATACCTCAGCTATCGAGAGCTGTGCGTCTGCATGAGGGTGTGCCGAACGTGGAGCCGTTG GTGCTGTGACAAGCGGCTTTGGACACACATTGACCTCAGCCGACGAAAATCCATCACTCCCTCCATGCTGAGTGGCATCATCCGCCGGCAACCAGCCAGTCTTGACCTTAGCTGGACCAACATTTCCAAGAAGCAGCTAATGTGGCTTCTCAACAGGCTGCAAG GCCTTAAGGAGCTCATTCTGACCGGCTGCTCTTGGTGCTCTGTATCGGCGCTTAGCACAGCCAACTTCCCTTCCCTGCGGCTTCTAGATTTGCGTTGGATCGAGGACATCAAGGACTCCCACCTCCGTGAGCTGCtcttgcctgccacagatgctaAGCCAG GCCAGACCGATAGTCGGGGCCGGCTTCAGAATGTCTCTGAGCTGCGGCTCTCTGGGCTGGACATCACAGACTCCTCATTGCGCTTGGTGATCCGGCATACCCCTCAACTTGCCAAACTGGACCTGAGCCACTGCAACCATGTGGGCGACCAGTCTGTTAACCTGCTGACCGCTGCTAACTCTCCACTCCGAGAGACCCTTGCCGAGCTCAACCTCACCG GATGTAACCGGCTGACGGATCAGTGTCTGCCCCTTTTCCGCCGCTGCCCACGCCTTTCCCGCATTGACCTCCGCTCTTGCCACCATGTCACCCCTGAGGCCTGTGCCCGCTTTGCTGAGGACTCGGTCACCAACAGGGCCTCGGTCCCCCCTGCCCCTGCCTTGGCACCTCCTTTCCGCTGCCCCGAGGAGAAATTGCTGCTGAAGGACAGCTAA